One window from the genome of Candidatus Parvarchaeota archaeon encodes:
- a CDS encoding TRAM domain-containing protein, giving the protein MHFQPTPSVEAGKVYRLVITAVNPRGEGIAHNENFAVFVKGGVAGKAANVRIVEVKRTYAIGIRE; this is encoded by the coding sequence ATGCACTTCCAACCAACTCCAAGTGTCGAGGCAGGCAAAGTCTACAGGCTTGTAATCACTGCAGTCAATCCCAGAGGGGAGGGCATTGCACACAATGAAAACTTTGCCGTTTTTGTAAAAGGCGGGGTTGCCGGTAAGGCCGCAAATGTCAGGATTGTCGAGGTGAAGCGGACTTATGCAATTGGCATAAGGGAATGA
- the glmS gene encoding glutamine--fructose-6-phosphate transaminase (isomerizing), producing MCGIIGYVGFRQAATTILKALKNLEYRGYDSVGIAVEEKGRIRIVKDKGRIADFEKTAGLEGISGTVGIGHTRWATHGVPNQVNAHPHSDCHGKTVIIHNGIIENFESLKEQLAKAGHRFKSDTDTEVIAHLIESQKEDDFESAFVAAARKIEGTYSIVAIRQGDGRIICSRKSSPLIIGIGKKEMFCASDMPAVLDYTNEFVILKDGEYAVLDATGHRICELQGGRQVKRRSMRIDWTRQMAQKDGFAHFMIKEIHQQQSAIRLATTSGEYGRAARLLDGAKMLRVVACGSSYHAGLVFKNVLERLTDRHVEVSYASEFMHLPNVGKGTVVIAISQSGETADTMAAVRLAKERGAKVLAVCNVVGSSLTREADLTLYLNAGPEIAVVATKSFTSQLALLYKLVFIVSKRQDLEQGIADLSSAIDAVLTKAGDMEKLAEKLCKSTDFFFIGRGLSHATALEGALKLKEITYLHAESYPAGELKHGPLSLLEGGVKVVAIAPGDETRTKIMGNIKECQARNAEVIVFSDDKDAARLGTEFALLPKVDPIFSPILFSIPLQLLAYYISVKKGCDPDKPRNLAKSVTVE from the coding sequence ATGTGCGGCATTATAGGTTATGTTGGCTTCAGGCAGGCAGCCACAACAATACTCAAGGCGCTAAAGAATCTTGAGTACAGGGGCTACGACTCCGTAGGCATTGCGGTTGAGGAAAAGGGCCGCATTAGGATTGTAAAGGACAAGGGACGGATTGCCGATTTTGAGAAAACCGCGGGATTGGAAGGCATCAGTGGGACTGTCGGGATAGGCCACACGCGCTGGGCGACGCACGGAGTGCCAAACCAGGTAAACGCGCACCCTCATTCAGACTGCCATGGAAAGACAGTTATTATCCATAATGGCATAATTGAAAATTTTGAGAGCCTCAAGGAGCAGCTTGCAAAAGCAGGCCACAGGTTCAAATCCGACACTGACACTGAAGTCATTGCGCACCTGATTGAAAGCCAGAAAGAGGATGATTTTGAGAGCGCATTTGTTGCCGCAGCAAGAAAAATAGAGGGGACTTATTCCATAGTTGCGATAAGGCAGGGGGACGGAAGGATAATCTGCTCGAGAAAATCAAGCCCGCTAATCATAGGGATTGGAAAGAAGGAAATGTTTTGCGCATCTGACATGCCTGCAGTGCTTGACTACACAAACGAATTTGTAATCCTCAAAGACGGAGAGTATGCGGTCCTTGATGCAACCGGGCACAGGATTTGCGAACTGCAAGGCGGCAGGCAGGTGAAAAGGAGGAGCATGAGGATTGACTGGACGCGGCAGATGGCGCAAAAGGACGGGTTTGCGCACTTCATGATTAAGGAAATACACCAGCAGCAGTCTGCAATAAGGCTTGCCACAACTTCTGGGGAGTATGGTAGGGCTGCCAGGCTTTTGGATGGCGCCAAGATGCTTCGGGTTGTTGCCTGCGGCTCATCGTATCATGCCGGGCTTGTTTTCAAAAACGTGCTTGAGAGATTGACAGACAGGCACGTTGAGGTAAGCTATGCGTCGGAATTCATGCACCTTCCAAACGTCGGCAAGGGAACTGTAGTGATTGCAATAAGCCAGTCTGGGGAGACTGCGGATACAATGGCTGCAGTCAGGCTTGCAAAAGAAAGGGGCGCAAAAGTGCTTGCCGTGTGCAATGTTGTTGGAAGCTCGCTTACCAGGGAGGCTGACTTGACGCTTTATCTTAATGCAGGGCCGGAGATAGCCGTTGTTGCAACCAAATCCTTCACTTCGCAGCTGGCGCTTTTGTACAAGCTTGTCTTCATTGTTTCCAAAAGGCAGGACTTGGAGCAGGGGATTGCAGACCTTTCAAGCGCGATTGACGCCGTGCTCACAAAAGCAGGGGATATGGAAAAGCTTGCGGAAAAGCTGTGCAAATCAACGGATTTCTTTTTCATAGGACGGGGGTTGTCCCATGCAACTGCCCTTGAAGGGGCGCTCAAGCTAAAGGAGATAACGTACCTGCATGCCGAAAGCTACCCGGCAGGGGAGCTCAAGCACGGCCCTCTTTCGCTGCTTGAAGGCGGGGTGAAGGTTGTAGCAATAGCCCCAGGAGATGAGACAAGAACGAAAATCATGGGCAACATAAAGGAATGCCAGGCAAGGAATGCCGAGGTAATTGTTTTTTCCGATGACAAGGATGCGGCAAGGTTGGGGACAGAATTCGCACTGCTGCCAAAAGTTGACCCGATTTTCTCTCCAATCCTGTTTTCAATACCGCTCCAGCTGCTGGCATATTATATTTCCGTGAAAAAGGGCTGCGACCCTGACAAGCCAAGGAACCTGGCAAAGTCAGTCACAGTAGAATGA